From Salvelinus namaycush isolate Seneca chromosome 2, SaNama_1.0, whole genome shotgun sequence, one genomic window encodes:
- the LOC120025224 gene encoding complement C1q-like protein 4 — MVLVLLVAIPLLVHTTKGGASGGGSTHYEMLGSCKMVCDSFTPPQGSHELTAVSPQPPDFTGRRGKSGFRGSPGPPGPLGPRGPPGEPGKPGPPGPAGPGPGGYVPSFYSPKIAFYAGLRKQHEGSEVLRFDDVVTNVGNYYEPSTGKFTCPLPGIYFFTYHVLMRGGDGTSMWADLKKNGQVRASAIAQDADLNYDYASNSVILHLDVGDEVCVQLDGGKVHGGNTNKYSTFSGFLIYPD; from the exons ATGGTGCTGGTTCTGCTGGTTGCCATCCCCTTATTGGTTCACACCACCAAAGGGGGCGCGTCTGGGGGCGGGAGCACCCACTATGAGATGCTCGGCAGCTGCAAGATGGTGTGTGACTCTTTCACCCCCCCACAGGGAAGCCACGAGCTGACTGCTGTCTCCCCCCAACCCCCAGACTTCACAGGGAGAAGGGGCAAATCTGGGTTTCGTGGGAGCCCTGGACCCCCTGGCCCCCTAGGCCCCAGAGGTCCCCCTGGAGAACCAGGCAAGCCAGGCCCCCCCGGGCCCGCCGGCCCTGGCCCAGGGGGCTACGTCCCCTCCTTCTACAGCCCCAAGATTGCCTTTTATGCAGGCCTCCGTAAACAGCATGAAGGGAGTGAAGTGTTGAGGTTTGACGACGTGGTGACAAATGTGGGGAACTACTATGAACCCAGCACTGGCAAGTTCACCTGCCCCCTACCTGGCATCTACTTCTTCACCTACCATGTCCTGATGAGGGGCGGAGACGGGACCAGCATGTGGGCCGACCTGAAGAAGAATGGACAG gtgagggCCAGTGCCATAGCCCAGGATGCTGATCTGAACTATGACTATGCCTCCAACAGTGTCATCCTGCACCTGGACGTGGGGGACGAAGTGTGTGTGCAGCTCGATGGGGGTAAAGTCCACGGAGGAAACACCAACAAATACAGCACCTTCTCTGGCTTCCTCATCTACCCTGACTGA